In Anopheles arabiensis isolate DONGOLA chromosome 2, AaraD3, whole genome shotgun sequence, the genomic window tgttttaaaactaatatattttaaacttACCGGTTTTTGTTGGCTATTTTCTACCTTTTTTCAATAATGCATATGATAAACCGTTTGTTTTTACCACTAACTCATAAAAACCAATCAAGTACTACATTTTGCATGGTTATTGCTtaacctttcctttttttacattttcccaCTGAATGTGTTTGAAATGAGAATagtgaataattttattttttctatcgTCTTCTCTGCAATGGTTCGTATTCGGTCGACGCTTAAACAGAGCAACGGTGGAAATCAGCAGCGTTACCAAGAACGGTGAAATCGATACGGTGAGTAAGAGCTACAGGTGGCAGGGGTGTCAAACTTTTCAGTGCTCGCAGAGCATTCGGTTGAAATTGTGCAGAAATTAGCATTTATTTTCAGTGCTAAAAGTATCCCCAGATTCGAACTGTGTTAAATGAGCTAAATGAAAATTTTCTTATTCTTATACCTTCTTATTCCCCTTACAGTGGCTGACGCTGGAACAGGCAAAGCATGGGTTGGTGCATCTACGCATGACTTGGTTCAAACTGAGCTCCGAAAAGTCTGACCTGAAGCAAGCGCTGGAAGAAACGCAACATCTGCGTGTGACCTCTATGAGCACCGCACTGCTGACCGTTTTCATCGATTCGGCCAAGAACCTGCCGGTAAGTTTGTCGTGGCGCTGATCGTTCGGTCGTAGTTGACAGGATTCTAATTGGTTCGTTTCATCCCCGCACAGCAAGCACGCCAACAGTCACAGCCGGACCCGTACCTGGTGCTTTCCGTGGGCAAAAAGAACGAGCAAACCTCGGTACAGATGCGCACGGATGCGCCGGTCTGGGAGCAGGGCTTTACCTTCCTGGTGGGCAACCCGGACAACGACACGCTGCAGCTGAAGGTGATCGACCAGAAGACGGGCAACACAATCGGCACACTGACGTACATCCTGAGCGCACtgatggagaagaaaaatCTCGAGATCATGTCACAACCGTTCCAGCTGCAAAAGTCCGGCCCAGAGACGAAGATCATTATGTCGCTGTCGCTGCGCATCCTGAAGCGCCACCGGGAGCAGGAGCCAGCGGTCACCACGCCGGACAAGGGGCCGGCGTCCGAGGCGGACAGTGTGCTGTCACGCACCAGCTCCATCCGCACCTCGGCGTCCCACGGTTCGCAGTCCGgtacgctgcagcagcaaccgtcGACCGGGGACTCGAACGCAGCGGAAGCGGCCGCCCTGTCCCACCAGGGTAGCGTCCGGAAGCAGGACTCGCGCAAGTCGACCACCTCCGCCATCATGGAGCAGATGTCGATCCAGGAGGAACCGTTCGTCGTGTCGACGCTGAACACGGTCATGATGGCAACGCCACCGCGCAGCCCGAATCTGAGCGACGGCGGCACGGAGCTGCTGCGTCGCAGCCCCAGCACCACGTCCTCCTCCGGCTCGGCTGGCCTCGGACGCATCCAGCTGACGGTGGCGTACAGTGTGCAGCGCCAGCGGCTGCTAGTGATCGTGCACAAGATCAACAATATTCCGCTGAAAGATCCCAACAACATTCCGGACCCGTACGTGAAGCTGTACCTGCTGCCGGGCCGGTCGAAGGAATCGAAGCGCAAGACGAACGTGGTAAAGGACAACTGCGATCCCGTGTTTGACACCACGTTCGAGTACATCATCTCGAACGCGGAGCTGGTCAATTCGGAGCTGGAGGTGACGGTGTGCACACAGAAAGGGTTCTTCGGCAGTCCCGTCATCGGAATGGTAGGCAGTTTAGATGCAAAAATCGCacagaagtgtgtgtgtgttttatgatttgtttCCTCTTGTTTTTCAGCAAAAACTCTCCCTAAGCGATCCGGACATTTCGAGCGGACAGGGCATCAAGGCGTGGTACGATCTGCTGCCGGAGTCCAAGTTTGAGTAAATCGTCCTGCCAGCCCGATCAGCATAATGCGCATTAATTTTAGCAAACAGTGTAAGAATTGTGATGCAGCTTAGCGGCAGGCCTAATGATTAGATAAGAAGAAGCTtgttaaacacacacacatacacatacacaacgaGCATTTTATTGGGCACAAGCATTCAACGGCTAGCGTTTGTAATTAAAGTGCACCCAGTGGGCAACATTGAGCCAGAGAGCTGACACAATATAGGTGGCGAGCTATTTTATATAAGCAAACGACGATCAAAAGCGATAACTATGCGGTGATGATGCTGAAGCAGCAGAGATATAGTTGTggcgtgtatttttttatgcttGATTAATGTTAATTTGATAACTATGTATGGTGCAAGCAGCTCCGCATTGTTGCTTCTGGAAGAAAgttgtgaaaatgcaattcAAGAGCAAGCCTGAAAGAAAACAGTGTGATCTTTTGGAGCgtttaatcaattttaacaacaacaaaatggaaTTTCGGGTCAGTTGTGGCCAATTCTAAGCCTAGACTAGACCAGTACTCTGAAGTGAACACAAATACAGCAACTACTATTCgatcaaaatatgttttattttttcgtaacCGCGCTTGGAGCATCACACCAAGCTGTGAAACTAGCAAGGATCCTGTTGGTACACCTTTGCATGTTCTTGTTTTGTGAATCATACTAGTGAAGTGCATCAGTAGAACGTTACATGTAACATCAGTGGTAGAGGATGGGTTTATTCAAGCCTAATCATGCGGAGAATGAGTAGAGCTAATGTTTTTGCAGTAGAATTTTGCTAAATAACGAATGTTACTCTGTACCCCCAACACACCCAGTCAACCTCTATAGCTTAGCGGTAGACTGCAGTAGTAGCTCTAATAGTAAGCTCCGTTTGAAAAACAGAATTCTCTCCCTTACGTCCAGAGGGTCGGCATTCTGTCCGGTAAATTGAACGAAAGTTGTCTCCAAAATGTGTCAATTATTAGCCCACACTCCTCGTGCAAGAGGTGATGGGTCGCGTAGTGGAAAGAAGTAGATACTATTTATTCAAGGGCGGTGGCGCACGAGTCGGCACCGCCTATTTGCTAAGCGGATGGGGCGTTGTGTTGTACGATCACCGGGAACGGAACTGGAAGTCTCTGAGGCTGAGGCTGAGGCTGTGTCGTTTGCTTCAACGATCGGGCTTCAGGTACCAAACACGtatccagtgtgtgtgtgtaaataggCCTTTGCTGCAGTACACAGTCCACGGTTTTTTAGCGGtatgcacatgcacatgcacaaTCAATACGTCCAACCATTACTTCACTGTGTGTGTTGACGCACGGACGGCAAAAAATGAAAGCGGGTGTTGAAACCCACCCCAATGCAAATATAcatccaaacaaacaacacacacacacctaaagCACACTTGGTAAAGCAAACATCTAAATCAGTAAGAATATACACAGAGCTTATAGATTTATAGCGCGGCTGAGCTTACTCTGCTCCTCTGAACGAAACTTCCCACTAAACAGTCATGTATTTTCGCACCATATTTCTACAGCTTGTCATGTAAGCATTTTGCGCTTCGGTAATTTCGGAAAATCTAATACAGAACAATCGCAAACGTCCATTTAAGTAGATTCACAAAACGAGTGAGAAAGGGAGCCTTTTTACAGTGCGACAGGAAGGAAACAAAGCTCTACAGTTCGACCCGATCTAACATCCCCTTTGCACGTAAATTAATCGACATCGACTGCACGTTGCTTgtatttgcacacacacgaacaaacGCAAAAGAGTTTTGAAGAACTTTAAATCACTTTTTTGAATATTGATCGATTCAGTGTACTCTCAGTAATTCAACGACGGCGTGATAGTTCAATAAGATGTAAACCGCTTTCATGAAGAGATAATAAAGCCTTTTACTTGTATAGTGTACATCCCGCTCCATCGCATGCTGGAGGGACAgtttgggtttattttttttcaaacaaataataaaaatggctTCTAAAATAGTGTTGTTTACTTTGATgtgtatatcatacgttctaCATCAAACCAGCAAATCGAGATTCGGGTGAGTTTATTGACCGTAGGTTCGGTTGGATATGCTAAACTTGGTTTTAAACCTAAGCTCGGCGTGCTCGGTCGCTAgtgggcttttgtttttgtgcgacCTTAAACGGTgacaaaatattcaaatgcaTTAATTTGTATTCATCGCAGCGGCTCGAAGAAACTCAAAGGTGTAGAAGAGGGTTTGGCAACGTTTTTTTATGGCCATTGGGGCTATAACCAACCACAAGAAACCTCTAAACGTATGAAAGAGCAGGAACAAGTATTTAATAACAGGGTTCTTTAAATacgaaaaatgaaatgatttttattaaaaaatgttAACATTTACTTCAAAACCATTTGAACGCTGAACCATGCGTTTCTACGCCAAACTCAATGCGCTAACGCATGGAAACGCTTTACAGTGTAGCCAGCGTGCACTAACACTAACCCGTCCACACAGCTGCCGAGTGCAGGGCTAAACAAAGAACCACGCTGTGTGCCGCACCGAAAGAAAGCACCCCACCAAAACCATGTGCTCAAGAAAGGGAACCTAAGCGCGAGGGCTGCTGTGGTGGGAAGGGGATTGATTTATTTGCAGCATAAGTATGCCGCCAGCATAGTCGCGCTTGGCGTTAGGGCGAAGGTTCGGCGCTATCTCGTAGGTGACATGCGCGCCCGTCCGCCTTACCCGTAAGCGTTTGCAGCGACCCAGTGGCATGGTGAGTCGATCGATTTTATGCTCTTCCCCTCTCCATCGCTGGCGCATCATGTTGGGGGgctttgtttgtaaacatgcGGCCTGCCAAACGCAACGGTCACACATTTGGATGCCACGTGGGGACGAACGGTGGAAACCTTTATGGAGATAGAAACATTTGGTTGAAATAACATTTAATGGGAAGAATAAAGAGTAGCAATTGCTGAAAAACAGTTTCCACCATTtgactacaaaaaaaagaatccgTCATTTGGCAGACCAATTTTCCGGGCTTCCAGCTTGTCacgaagttttgtttttgtttacatgcGCTGGCGCTTTATTTCGAGAATGTTTTTACACACGCCGTAGCGTTGGAGCACGatttgcgtatgtgtgtgtgcacgagcGCGTCTGCGCCCTGCgtttgttttatgtaaaagggtggcttttgttttgtgtgtttcgcttGCACAAGGGTCGGCGAGAAAAGAGCCCCtcactctctccttctctcttacTACCCTTTCCCCTATGCCAATCGTTCTATCTTTCTGTTTATTAAATCTAATTCAATACATAAAGCTCGTGTTTGCGCTCGTTGGTTTGGATGTGTGAGTGGCTCTATTTATTCGCACCATCCAAGAGCAACCCCTGCAACTTCCAACCCCATCCCAACCTTCCACGCACAACAAACCCTGCAACACAAGCACCCCATTCGGCTAGTGGAATTTGTGCTCCCTTTCTCTGTTTCCCCGTCTGCGCTCTCGCTCTCGATTTCATTTCAGCCCTCTCGGCTCTcatctttttctctcccttttatTCTTACCCTTCAAATCGATTGCAATGCGGTATGTGCGAAAGCGCTAAATTGTAAACACGGCACTTCCCTCTCGCCTTCGCACATTGGCGATCGggagcgcgcgcacgctctttctcgctttctctttcGCAAGGCAATAGCTGGGCAGGGGGTGCTAGAGACGGTGCTAGAGGGTTGTAGTGGTAGATTGAAATCcctacgtacacacacacacacggacagtGCGAGACGCGCTACGGGAACATAcgcttgtgtgagtgtgttgcgCTCGAATGATGATAATTCTCACACAGAGTGAGCGTTGCGCTTGCTCGTTCGTCCTGCtcgattcaattcaaaacaatcaaacaagcAGTGCGGACGCACCGCAAAGCGGTCGCAGCCGAAAGTGATAACATTGAACAGTGAGACATACGAACCgtgtacacaaacaaacaaaaaagaaacatttttgCACTAACTCCGAAGACACCGCGTGTGACGTACGGgttatcagttttttttttgctttctggtGGTGATGTAAAGTTGCTGTAAAAGTGACACACTTTGTTGTGCTTTGTTCCGTGTTGTACATTTTTGCGACAGCCACCGAGCAGGCTTAATTGTGCTTcctattgtttttgttatcgTTGTGCATTGAACAGAGAAAACACTGAATAGTGTGTGTTCAAATTTgaatcaaaaacaattttaacagAACACAATCACAAAGAACCAGCAAAAGGTGTGtagagagagcaaaaaggcGAAAGTCCTGGCCTAAAAGTGCTGTGTACAAACGTGTTTGTGGGTGCAtatcggtgtatgtgtgtgtgtgtattgcacAGCTGATATACAAACGATTATTATGTAAGAAGCGAACTCTCTAAAGCAAGGCCAAAGTAATTGCTCTTCAATTGATTGCACTTCTATTGTGTTTCGCAGTCCGCATAAAGTACAATATCGTTTTCGAGTTAAAACTGTTGACAGTTTCCACGAAAGAGTCTATCGGTCGCACTGAAAATTGAGCTACATCGCGAGTAAACAGGTTAGCTGGTGGACAGGAGAGGAGCGAAGGAGACAGGAGAGGTGCGAAGGAAAGGGCACACGCAACAGGGTGGTTTGTTGACACGAAAAGGAGAGAAATCGCTGTCCGTCGTCGATCGATACACGCGcccgcgagagagagagagagagagagagcgagagcgtgcGCGCAGGAGAACGCGTACCAGCGTGCGCTGCTTTCAGCCCGCCACCCGTCGCTTCGTTCCGTCGTAGTGTGCGAGGCGTGCGTGTGCGCTTGTATCTGCATGCGtgcaagggtgtgtgtgtgtgtcagtagGTAGCGGAATAGAAAAAGCAACACAGCCGCCGCCATATTGGTGCCGTCGTGTGTGGGGAGCAgaatcaaaacaaaggaaaatcaTCTGATCAGAGCGGGCGAACGCAAAACGCGCAAACACAGAGCGACACGGGCACAACACACATCGAAAGGCGAGATCGTTGTGCACGTCATCGGGCAGAAGTCGAACATTGTTGTTAGTAGTCGGCAGTagctgtgtttctgtgttctGTGGTGCGAAAAGAACATCAAATTCGGTTGGCGAATTCTTCCCGAACCTTTACGCGGATCTGGCATTTTGTGTGCGGCACAGAAAGTGGGTGACGGCAACCTCGCACCCTTGCACCCCTCGCGGGGTGGGttaggaaataaaaaaaaatgatataatTCAGCCTGAGTCGTTCACATTTTGCAGTTCATATACAGTCCGTCGTAGCGGCTGTGTCAGTGTTTCTTCAAGAAACGGGCAAATTCAACCGAGAAGCGTCCGACAGACAAACCACGGGGCAAGGTAAGTGCACACATATGGTGACGTACATTTGCTGATGTAATTAGAGCTGTATTTACTTTACACATCGCCTACACACTGTACTgccttgtttgtgtgtgcgcacagAGACGAGTGGTAGCAGTAAATGATAAATTAGTCTGTGGTTAGAAATGTTTTTGACCgattaaaagataaaattgaTCTAAACTAACACACATTTTAATAGTTTGCCTTTGGTTAGGATTGGACGAaaataaatgtgtttgtttagaACACACGCTAATCTGATCCAATTAGGTAGAGTTGGGCATGACTCATCCGTTGGATGACtaaattgaatgatttctgTCGACCAAAGCACAGACGCCAAAGTACCGCAACCAGGGTGTAGGaaaggggaaagggaaggggTAGGTGTAATGCCAACTGCTGTGTTATTAAACACATCGCTTCCCCCCAGTAGGCTGAGCTTGTTGTAACGACGACGAAAACACCTCCAACAAAATCCGCACAAGCCTGtgacccctcccccccctccttccggttccttgttgttcttgttgttgctccGTCTCGCTTCCATTTCGGGCCGACCGGTGTGTCTCGTTCCATCGTGTGCGCCATCATGGTCCCATAGTCTCCCAAACGAAACGACCCAcacgccgcca contains:
- the LOC120897674 gene encoding extended synaptotagmin-2 isoform X3 codes for the protein MSDSLTDQHQSPDSPSSSEVDSLLQPPSSEASEMAGASKELSPEKQSAPPESSEVAKTKDDSIMTLLYSFAKKVVTVGIIYFVGYMGWSVAWLITPVILSVARESWRKTNDTRRSVAKASALANDKEVILARLHDLPAWVFFPDVERCEWLNRILKQVWPNANFYAKNLIKESIEPNIQQAMAGYKLNGFKFDRMILGTIPPRIGGVKVYDKNVSRNEIIMDLDLFYAGDCDISFALSGLRGGIKDFQIHGTVRVIMKPLISQMPLIGGLQIFFLNNPNIDFNLVGVVDLLDMPGLSDILRKIIVEQVAAIMVLPNKLPIVLSDGVPALSLKMPEPEGVLRIHVVEAKDLMKKDISVLGKGKSDPYAIISVGAQQFRTQTIDNTVNPKWDYWCEAFIHAESGQTLQVVINDEDAGEDELLGRATVEISSVTKNGEIDTWLTLEQAKHGLVHLRMTWFKLSSEKSDLKQALEETQHLRVTSMSTALLTVFIDSAKNLPQARQQSQPDPYLVLSVGKKNEQTSVQMRTDAPVWEQGFTFLVGNPDNDTLQLKVIDQKTGNTIGTLTYILSALMEKKNLEIMSQPFQLQKSGPETKIIMSLSLRILKRHREQEPAVTTPDKGPASEADSVLSRTSSIRTSASHGSQSGTLQQQPSTGDSNAAEAAALSHQGSVRKQDSRKSTTSAIMEQMSIQEEPFVVSTLNTVMMATPPRSPNLSDGGTELLRRSPSTTSSSGSAGLGRIQLTVAYSVQRQRLLVIVHKINNIPLKDPNNIPDPYVKLYLLPGRSKESKRKTNVVKDNCDPVFDTTFEYIISNAELVNSELEVTVCTQKGFFGSPVIGMQKLSLSDPDISSGQGIKAWYDLLPESKFE
- the LOC120897674 gene encoding extended synaptotagmin-2 isoform X2; translated protein: MSDSLTDQHQSPDSPSSSEVDSLLQPPSSEASEMAGASKELSPEKQSAPPESSEVAKTKDDSIMTLLYSFAKKVVTVGIIYFVGYMGWSVAWLITPVILSVARESWRKTNDTRRSVAKASALANDKEVILARLHDLPAWVFFPDVERCEWLNRILKQVWPNANFYAKNLIKESIEPNIQQAMAGYKLNGFKFDRMILGTIPPRIGGVKVYDKNVSRNEIIMDLDLFYAGDCDISFALSGLRGGIKDFQIHGTVRVIMKPLISQMPLIGGLQIFFLNNPNIDFNLVGVVDLLDMPGLSDILRKIIVEQVAAIMVLPNKLPIVLSDGVPALSLKMPEPEGVLRIHVVEAKDLMKKDISVLGKGKSDPYAIISVGAQQFRTQTIDNTVNPKWDYWCEACVDVTHQTLIGIKLFDWDRTGDHDPLGRATVEISSVTKNGEIDTWLTLEQAKHGLVHLRMTWFKLSSEKSDLKQALEETQHLRVTSMSTALLTVFIDSAKNLPQARQQSQPDPYLVLSVGKKNEQTSVQMRTDAPVWEQGFTFLVGNPDNDTLQLKVIDQKTGNTIGTLTYILSALMEKKNLEIMSQPFQLQKSGPETKIIMSLSLRILKRHREQEPAVTTPDKGPASEADSVLSRTSSIRTSASHGSQSGTLQQQPSTGDSNAAEAAALSHQGSVRKQDSRKSTTSAIMEQMSIQEEPFVVSTLNTVMMATPPRSPNLSDGGTELLRRSPSTTSSSGSAGLGRIQLTVAYSVQRQRLLVIVHKINNIPLKDPNNIPDPYVKLYLLPGRSKESKRKTNVVKDNCDPVFDTTFEYIISNAELVNSELEVTVCTQKGFFGSPVIGMQKLSLSDPDISSGQGIKAWYDLLPESKFE
- the LOC120897674 gene encoding extended synaptotagmin-2 isoform X4 gives rise to the protein MAGASKELSPEKQSAPPESSEVAKTKDDSIMTLLYSFAKKVVTVGIIYFVGYMGWSVAWLITPVILSVARESWRKTNDTRRSVAKASALANDKEVILARLHDLPAWVFFPDVERCEWLNRILKQVWPNANFYAKNLIKESIEPNIQQAMAGYKLNGFKFDRMILGTIPPRIGGVKVYDKNVSRNEIIMDLDLFYAGDCDISFALSGLRGGIKDFQIHGTVRVIMKPLISQMPLIGGLQIFFLNNPNIDFNLVGVVDLLDMPGLSDILRKIIVEQVAAIMVLPNKLPIVLSDGVPALSLKMPEPEGVLRIHVVEAKDLMKKDISVLGKGKSDPYAIISVGAQQFRTQTIDNTVNPKWDYWCEAEVNAILRQEIELNLWDYDPGFPGVQNDDFLGRATVEISSVTKNGEIDTWLTLEQAKHGLVHLRMTWFKLSSEKSDLKQALEETQHLRVTSMSTALLTVFIDSAKNLPQARQQSQPDPYLVLSVGKKNEQTSVQMRTDAPVWEQGFTFLVGNPDNDTLQLKVIDQKTGNTIGTLTYILSALMEKKNLEIMSQPFQLQKSGPETKIIMSLSLRILKRHREQEPAVTTPDKGPASEADSVLSRTSSIRTSASHGSQSGTLQQQPSTGDSNAAEAAALSHQGSVRKQDSRKSTTSAIMEQMSIQEEPFVVSTLNTVMMATPPRSPNLSDGGTELLRRSPSTTSSSGSAGLGRIQLTVAYSVQRQRLLVIVHKINNIPLKDPNNIPDPYVKLYLLPGRSKESKRKTNVVKDNCDPVFDTTFEYIISNAELVNSELEVTVCTQKGFFGSPVIGMQKLSLSDPDISSGQGIKAWYDLLPESKFE
- the LOC120897674 gene encoding extended synaptotagmin-2 isoform X1, translating into MSDSLTDQHQSPDSPSSSEVDSLLQPPSSEASEMAGASKELSPEKQSAPPESSEVAKTKDDSIMTLLYSFAKKVVTVGIIYFVGYMGWSVAWLITPVILSVARESWRKTNDTRRSVAKASALANDKEVILARLHDLPAWVFFPDVERCEWLNRILKQVWPNANFYAKNLIKESIEPNIQQAMAGYKLNGFKFDRMILGTIPPRIGGVKVYDKNVSRNEIIMDLDLFYAGDCDISFALSGLRGGIKDFQIHGTVRVIMKPLISQMPLIGGLQIFFLNNPNIDFNLVGVVDLLDMPGLSDILRKIIVEQVAAIMVLPNKLPIVLSDGVPALSLKMPEPEGVLRIHVVEAKDLMKKDISVLGKGKSDPYAIISVGAQQFRTQTIDNTVNPKWDYWCEAEVNAILRQEIELNLWDYDPGFPGVQNDDFLGRATVEISSVTKNGEIDTWLTLEQAKHGLVHLRMTWFKLSSEKSDLKQALEETQHLRVTSMSTALLTVFIDSAKNLPQARQQSQPDPYLVLSVGKKNEQTSVQMRTDAPVWEQGFTFLVGNPDNDTLQLKVIDQKTGNTIGTLTYILSALMEKKNLEIMSQPFQLQKSGPETKIIMSLSLRILKRHREQEPAVTTPDKGPASEADSVLSRTSSIRTSASHGSQSGTLQQQPSTGDSNAAEAAALSHQGSVRKQDSRKSTTSAIMEQMSIQEEPFVVSTLNTVMMATPPRSPNLSDGGTELLRRSPSTTSSSGSAGLGRIQLTVAYSVQRQRLLVIVHKINNIPLKDPNNIPDPYVKLYLLPGRSKESKRKTNVVKDNCDPVFDTTFEYIISNAELVNSELEVTVCTQKGFFGSPVIGMQKLSLSDPDISSGQGIKAWYDLLPESKFE